One window from the genome of Rufibacter tibetensis encodes:
- a CDS encoding secondary thiamine-phosphate synthase enzyme YjbQ, with protein MKWFQKTLRLPAVTRGFHLITDLLEAQLPELEQIQVGLAHVFIQHTSASLSINENADPTVRHDFEQHFNRTVPENAPYYRHTLEGPDDMPAHIKASLMGASVTIPITNGQFNLGTWQGIYLCEHRNHGGKRTVVVTLQGQ; from the coding sequence ATGAAGTGGTTTCAGAAAACGCTCCGTTTGCCCGCCGTCACGCGTGGGTTTCACCTCATCACAGATCTGCTGGAGGCACAACTGCCCGAACTGGAACAAATACAGGTTGGGCTGGCGCATGTCTTCATACAACACACCTCGGCAAGCCTTTCCATCAACGAGAACGCAGACCCAACAGTACGCCATGACTTTGAGCAGCATTTTAACCGCACGGTGCCCGAGAATGCTCCTTATTACCGCCACACCTTGGAAGGGCCTGATGACATGCCTGCGCACATCAAGGCCTCTTTAATGGGGGCCTCTGTAACCATCCCCATTACCAACGGACAGTTTAATCTGGGTACCTGGCAGGGCATCTACTTGTGTGAGCACCGCAACCATGGCGGTAAACGCACGGTGGTAGTCACCCTGCAAGGACAATAA
- a CDS encoding endo-1,4-beta-xylanase, translating into MQHIYRFFLLLLGFLGVQATSHAQTGPIAQGKPKFLGNIYSNAQAPGFTNYWNQVAPENGGKWGSVESTRDVMNWTELDAAYKLAKDNNYPFRMHVLVWGNQQPAWIETLSDAEQLEEIQEWFAAVAQRYPAIDLLEVVNEPINDPPTSAGNGGGNYAKALGGSGASGWEWILKSFRLARQYFPNTKLMINEFSLTNSTTRTNTYVNIINLLKAENLIDAVGVQGHYFSTRNIPSATITSNLNLIAATNLPIYITEMDIDDRVGTQAPANQTAADQYQLDEYKRIFPLFWEHPSVRGVTLWGYRTGMWRTDQGAILIRTNGTERPALTWLRTYVASTLTSSKEEEIAGLQFYPNPVTHQRLTITGLERKSQISVLDLKGALLKKLEVKGNKGQEEIALNLPAGMYILQVQQDDSFATRKIVVQ; encoded by the coding sequence ATGCAACACATCTACCGTTTCTTTTTACTTCTTCTGGGGTTTTTAGGCGTGCAGGCAACCAGCCATGCCCAAACTGGGCCCATTGCCCAAGGCAAACCTAAGTTTCTGGGAAACATCTACAGCAACGCCCAAGCGCCTGGCTTTACCAATTACTGGAACCAGGTAGCCCCTGAGAACGGCGGGAAGTGGGGAAGCGTGGAAAGCACCAGAGACGTCATGAACTGGACCGAGCTGGATGCAGCCTACAAGCTGGCTAAAGACAACAACTATCCCTTCAGAATGCACGTGTTGGTATGGGGAAACCAGCAACCCGCCTGGATTGAAACCCTGTCTGATGCGGAACAATTAGAGGAAATACAAGAGTGGTTTGCGGCGGTGGCTCAGCGTTACCCAGCCATTGACTTACTGGAGGTGGTGAACGAACCCATCAATGATCCGCCCACCTCAGCTGGTAACGGTGGCGGAAACTATGCGAAAGCATTGGGCGGAAGCGGGGCCTCAGGTTGGGAATGGATTTTAAAATCATTCCGTTTGGCGCGGCAATATTTCCCCAACACCAAACTCATGATCAATGAGTTTAGCCTTACAAACAGCACCACCCGCACCAATACATACGTAAATATCATCAACCTGCTTAAGGCCGAGAACCTGATAGATGCGGTAGGCGTGCAGGGGCATTACTTTTCTACTAGAAACATTCCCAGTGCTACCATTACCAGCAACCTCAACCTGATTGCCGCCACCAACCTGCCCATTTATATTACTGAAATGGACATTGATGACCGCGTTGGCACCCAGGCACCCGCCAACCAGACCGCAGCCGATCAATATCAGTTAGATGAGTACAAACGTATCTTCCCGTTATTCTGGGAGCATCCTTCGGTGCGCGGAGTTACCTTGTGGGGCTACCGTACGGGCATGTGGCGTACCGACCAGGGAGCCATCCTGATCAGAACCAACGGAACTGAGCGCCCAGCCCTAACCTGGCTTCGGACGTATGTGGCCTCTACCCTAACTTCTTCTAAAGAAGAGGAGATTGCGGGGCTGCAGTTCTACCCTAACCCGGTTACCCATCAACGGCTCACCATTACCGGGCTGGAAAGAAAAAGCCAGATCAGCGTTCTGGACCTGAAGGGTGCCTTGTTGAAAAAGCTGGAGGTGAAAGGAAATAAAGGCCAGGAAGAAATTGCCCTGAACCTACCAGCCGGAATGTACATCCTGCAAGTTCAGCAAGATGACAGTTTTGCCACCAGAAAGATTGTAGTACAGTAA